The following are encoded in a window of Staphylospora marina genomic DNA:
- a CDS encoding IclR family transcriptional regulator has translation MGDEKKTTVRAAERALDILLCFVDQSELGMMEIASKTGLNKSTVFRLLATLEAKGFVKRDPRTDKYELGFRIWELSASLNRSDDPAVLLLPEMERLRDELDETVSLYVRDGLERVRIQAVESRQAIRRVAPVGARMPLSVGASSKVLVAYGDRELLRAVLTDPDWPETVDKDAFRAQLEKIREDGFALSVEEREEGTAAVAVPVFSRGGKLVAALTVSGPVLRMNEPTMISFVPAMKLTAERMGRMLRDE, from the coding sequence TTGGGAGATGAAAAGAAAACCACGGTCCGGGCGGCCGAGCGGGCCCTCGACATCCTGCTCTGTTTCGTGGATCAGTCCGAACTGGGAATGATGGAGATCGCTTCAAAGACCGGCTTGAACAAAAGCACGGTGTTTCGCCTCCTCGCCACGCTGGAGGCGAAGGGATTTGTCAAGCGGGATCCGCGCACGGACAAGTACGAGCTGGGTTTTCGCATCTGGGAACTTTCCGCCAGTCTCAACCGATCCGACGATCCGGCCGTTCTTCTGTTGCCGGAGATGGAAAGGCTTCGCGACGAGCTGGATGAGACGGTGAGTCTGTACGTCCGGGACGGATTGGAGCGCGTGCGCATCCAGGCGGTGGAAAGCCGTCAGGCCATCCGGCGCGTCGCGCCCGTGGGTGCCAGGATGCCACTGAGCGTGGGGGCGTCCAGCAAAGTGTTGGTCGCATACGGCGATCGGGAACTGCTCCGGGCCGTGTTGACCGATCCGGATTGGCCGGAAACCGTTGACAAGGATGCGTTTCGTGCGCAACTGGAGAAGATCCGGGAGGACGGCTTTGCGCTCAGCGTGGAGGAACGGGAAGAAGGGACCGCCGCGGTCGCCGTGCCCGTGTTTTCCCGCGGAGGCAAACTGGTTGCCGCTCTCACCGTGTCCGGCCCCGTTCTGCGGATGAATGAACCGACGATGATCAGCTTCGTTCCAGCCATGAAACTGACGGCTGAACGAATGGGGCGCATGCTTCGGGATGAATGA
- a CDS encoding ATP-binding cassette domain-containing protein: MDLALKIEWSHVSKMVETRDTTSFDRGKARRFGLLDFSAAVREGITVVLGPEGSGKSTLLRLTATLLVPDDGRITFRLDDGETHVWSRGSVITSGVSSLGNLRERISYIPDIPRLDHDVSVEFSLLHLAQLRRVSHPKKRVAEMIARWGLGGYRKIALRELSGPVLKRYLLAQSLVADPKIWILDEPSRGMDDWGRRLLWQELIHRSADRLVLLATSDLELAECADDLLLMEKGSCRRLGRKKWLTAGVPEGTVAAWYRVMQTFSVQSGFR, encoded by the coding sequence AAAATCGAATGGTCGCATGTGAGCAAGATGGTGGAAACCCGGGACACGACATCGTTTGACCGCGGCAAGGCTCGGCGGTTCGGCTTGCTCGATTTTTCCGCGGCCGTACGGGAAGGGATTACCGTCGTGCTGGGACCGGAGGGTTCAGGAAAATCCACCTTGCTGAGACTCACCGCCACGCTTCTCGTTCCGGATGACGGACGCATCACCTTTCGCCTGGATGACGGGGAAACGCATGTCTGGTCCCGCGGCAGCGTCATCACCTCCGGGGTGTCCAGCTTGGGGAATTTGAGAGAACGAATCAGTTACATACCGGACATTCCCCGCTTGGATCATGATGTCAGCGTGGAATTCTCCCTGCTTCATCTCGCCCAGTTGCGCAGAGTGTCGCATCCGAAGAAACGGGTGGCGGAAATGATCGCCCGATGGGGACTCGGCGGATACCGGAAAATCGCCTTGCGGGAGTTGTCCGGTCCGGTTCTGAAGAGATATTTGCTGGCGCAAAGCCTGGTGGCCGACCCCAAGATCTGGATCCTGGACGAGCCTTCCCGCGGCATGGATGACTGGGGACGTCGGCTGTTGTGGCAGGAATTGATCCATCGCAGTGCGGATCGCCTTGTTTTGCTGGCCACCTCGGACCTGGAGCTGGCGGAATGCGCGGACGATCTGTTGTTGATGGAGAAAGGATCATGTCGCCGTCTGGGACGGAAAAAATGGTTGACTGCCGGGGTTCCGGAAGGGACCGTTGCCGCCTGGTACCGGGTGATGCAGACGTTTTCCGTTCAAAGCGGCTTCCGGTGA
- a CDS encoding GIY-YIG nuclease family protein — translation MSQVVVQFDRIIPVEDIFHPGFAYWIRKHNLRGSSGLYFFYNASGELLYLGWSRYLTDRIRQHLKGNSRNTKHFIHEVTEVRILWAESFDEFRKRYPDCVDIEYYLIHHLNPKYNASRPNPFTAS, via the coding sequence ATGAGTCAAGTGGTTGTTCAGTTCGACCGGATCATCCCCGTCGAAGATATTTTCCATCCTGGCTTTGCGTATTGGATTCGGAAACATAATTTGCGTGGAAGTAGCGGTCTTTACTTCTTCTACAACGCTTCGGGCGAACTACTGTATTTGGGATGGTCACGCTATCTGACAGATCGAATCCGTCAACATTTGAAAGGCAATTCCCGAAACACCAAACACTTCATTCATGAAGTCACTGAAGTTCGCATTCTTTGGGCTGAATCGTTTGATGAGTTCAGGAAACGTTACCCCGATTGCGTAGACATCGAATACTACCTGATCCATCACCTAAATCCCAAGTACAACGCATCCAGACCCAATCCTTTCACCGCCTCATGA
- the tatC gene encoding twin-arginine translocase subunit TatC — protein MNEDLKPLTEHLSELRTRIIWVVVTFMLALIVGFIYAPDIFNWIRQDSLQHVKLFVFSPVDAFRLYMQLSFLIAWITVVPVMLYHAWKFVTPGLYPHERRAAFVYIPVSLILFLLGILFGYFLVFPYLINFLETINQQMGLTPQYNVYQYFTLMFQIIFPLSLFFEIPVIFVFLTRLRLVTPEFLRKIRRGAYLVMVILGAIISPPDFGSNIMVTLPMIVLYEIGILVSNAVYRRILEEEQEREEDR, from the coding sequence TTGAACGAGGATCTGAAACCTTTGACCGAACATCTGTCGGAGCTGCGCACGCGAATCATCTGGGTGGTTGTCACCTTCATGCTTGCGCTGATTGTCGGCTTCATATATGCCCCCGACATTTTCAACTGGATTCGCCAAGATTCCTTGCAACACGTGAAATTGTTTGTGTTCAGCCCGGTCGACGCGTTCCGGCTGTACATGCAGCTGTCCTTTCTGATCGCCTGGATCACGGTGGTTCCCGTGATGCTGTATCATGCCTGGAAGTTTGTCACACCGGGACTGTATCCTCACGAACGGCGGGCGGCGTTTGTCTATATCCCGGTCAGCCTGATCCTGTTTCTGCTCGGAATCTTGTTCGGATACTTTCTGGTGTTTCCCTATTTGATCAACTTCCTGGAGACCATCAACCAGCAAATGGGGCTGACACCTCAATACAACGTGTATCAGTACTTCACGCTGATGTTTCAGATCATCTTCCCGCTGTCGTTGTTCTTCGAAATTCCGGTCATATTCGTGTTTTTGACCCGGCTCCGTCTGGTCACGCCCGAATTTCTCCGGAAAATCCGCCGCGGAGCCTATCTGGTGATGGTGATTCTCGGGGCGATCATTTCCCCGCCGGATTTCGGTTCCAACATCATGGTGACATTGCCCATGATCGTGCTTTACGAAATCGGCATTCTCGTTTCCAATGCCGTGTACCGGCGGATTCTGGAAGAGGAACAGGAGCGGGAGGAGGACCGGTGA
- a CDS encoding site-2 protease family protein — translation MEDFFSSLFKYQLNQLPFILIALLIAFTVHEFAHAWTAWRFGDPTAKNAGRLTLNPAPHLDLVGTLLILIVGFGWAKPVPVNPAYFRNPRLAGTLVTFAGPLANLVTAFVTMFLLFLLLLTGAIHVLPDFWQDFVQTLLQVIIHLNVVLFFFNLIPLPFFDGYFIIRYLAPDRIGRQLSALEPYALLIFLVIVLTPIGNYFLDPIFNILVPDTIDYMFRFFLLFVS, via the coding sequence TTGGAGGACTTCTTTTCGTCGTTGTTCAAATATCAACTGAATCAACTTCCCTTTATCCTGATCGCTCTCCTGATTGCCTTCACGGTTCATGAGTTTGCCCATGCCTGGACCGCTTGGCGGTTCGGAGACCCCACCGCCAAGAACGCGGGCCGATTGACGCTCAATCCGGCTCCCCACCTGGATTTGGTGGGCACCCTGCTGATCCTGATCGTCGGTTTCGGTTGGGCCAAACCCGTTCCGGTCAATCCCGCCTACTTCCGCAATCCCCGCCTGGCCGGGACGCTGGTCACATTTGCCGGGCCGCTTGCCAATCTGGTCACGGCGTTTGTCACCATGTTCCTGCTGTTTCTCCTGCTCCTGACCGGAGCCATCCACGTGCTGCCCGATTTCTGGCAGGACTTCGTCCAGACGCTCTTGCAAGTCATCATTCACCTGAACGTCGTCCTGTTTTTCTTCAACCTGATCCCGCTCCCGTTTTTCGACGGGTATTTCATCATCCGGTATCTGGCTCCCGACCGGATCGGCCGGCAACTGTCCGCCCTGGAACCGTATGCGCTGCTGATTTTCCTGGTCATTGTCCTCACTCCGATCGGCAATTACTTTCTGGACCCCATCTTCAACATCCTGGTACCGGACACGATTGACTACATGTTCCGATTTTTCTTGCTGTTCGTCTCCTGA
- a CDS encoding DsrE/DsrF/DrsH-like family protein, giving the protein MRDVDGCVGIRKKELVDDGLEFAGVASCPAEADEANINLFI; this is encoded by the coding sequence TTGCGCGATGTCGATGGATGTGTTGGAATCCGCAAAAAGGAACTCGTCGACGACGGCCTGGAATTCGCCGGCGTGGCTTCCTGCCCGGCCGAAGCGGATGAAGCGAACATCAACCTGTTCATCTGA
- a CDS encoding type II toxin-antitoxin system HicA family toxin gives MGKVFTWREVKKALRKAGFRFGRQGKGSHEIWVHKDDPSRQVTLAIHREGDTVKKGTLANIERQAGMKLFK, from the coding sequence TTGGGCAAGGTCTTCACTTGGCGCGAAGTGAAAAAAGCGCTTCGAAAAGCCGGGTTCCGCTTCGGGCGGCAAGGCAAGGGAAGTCACGAAATCTGGGTACATAAGGACGACCCGAGCCGACAAGTCACCCTCGCAATCCACCGGGAAGGTGACACGGTGAAGAAAGGAACCTTGGCAAACATTGAGCGCCAAGCCGGGATGAAGCTCTTCAAGTAA
- the acnA gene encoding aconitate hydratase AcnA, with protein sequence MAQDLYGVRSKLNVGGREYVYYSLPKLEEKGIGPVSRLPFSIKVLLEAAVRQYDGKAVTAEHIEQLAKWTEKRSDKEVAFKPARIVLQDFTGVPAVVDLAALRSAMARVGGNPERINPLIPVDLVIDHSVMVDKAGTEDALEYNMNLEFKRNEERYRLLRWAAESLDNFRAVPPATGIVHQVNLEYLATVAATRQEGDETVVFPDSLVGTDSHTTMINGLGVVGWGVGGIEAEACMLGQPLYFVTPEVVGFKLTGKLAEGATATDLALTVTEMLRKKGVVGKFVEFYGPGVSSLSLADRATVANMAPEYGATVGFFPVDEESLEYLRSTGRDESLIQLIKEYYVAQGMFRTNDTPDPEFSDTIELDLGTVVPSLAGPKRPQDRVELNRMKEAWNETLRKPVEERGFGLSEEDVKKSVTVTREDGTSFELKTGSVVIAAITSCTNTSNPSVMVGAGLVAKKAVEKGLKVPAYVKSSLTPGSRVVADYLTKAGLIEPLAKLGFTIAGYGCATCIGNSGPLADDISKAIEDNDLTVASVLSGNRNFEGRIHALVKANYLASPPLVVAYALAGTVDIDFEKDPIGIGSDNQPVYLKDIWPSSREVAEVMREAITAEQFRAQYSKVFEANERWNQLPTPKGVLYEWDETSTYIQEPPFFTDLSPEVEPIQAITHARVLALLGDSVTTDHISPAGSIKKDSPAGRYLIENGVNPSDFNSYGSRRGNDRVMTRGTFANIRIRNQMVPGSEGGVTEHVPSGEVMSIYDAAMKYKEAGTPLVVIAGKEYGTGSSRDWAAKGTNLLGVKAVIAESFERIHRSNLVGMGVLPLQFTNGQSWKSLGLTGKETFDIPVADDVKPGQTLTVKATRPDGSTLEFDVLVRLDSIVDVEYYRNGGILQTVLRQILNDKETVTG encoded by the coding sequence ATGGCGCAGGATCTGTACGGCGTTCGCTCCAAGCTGAATGTCGGCGGAAGAGAGTATGTCTACTATTCCCTGCCGAAACTCGAAGAAAAAGGAATCGGTCCGGTTTCCCGACTGCCCTTCTCCATCAAGGTGCTGCTGGAAGCCGCCGTCCGTCAATACGACGGCAAAGCCGTGACGGCGGAACACATCGAACAGCTGGCCAAATGGACGGAAAAGCGTTCGGACAAGGAAGTCGCTTTCAAACCGGCACGGATCGTGCTGCAGGACTTCACCGGCGTTCCGGCGGTTGTCGACCTGGCCGCGCTCCGTTCCGCCATGGCCCGCGTCGGCGGAAATCCCGAACGGATCAATCCGCTCATTCCGGTGGACCTGGTCATCGACCACTCCGTGATGGTGGACAAAGCGGGCACCGAAGACGCACTGGAATACAACATGAACCTCGAATTCAAGCGGAATGAAGAGCGCTATCGCCTGCTGCGCTGGGCGGCCGAATCTCTGGACAACTTCCGCGCCGTACCGCCCGCGACGGGAATCGTGCACCAAGTGAACCTGGAATACCTGGCCACCGTGGCCGCCACCCGTCAAGAAGGCGATGAGACGGTCGTCTTCCCCGACTCCCTCGTCGGCACCGACTCCCACACCACGATGATCAACGGTCTCGGCGTGGTCGGCTGGGGCGTCGGCGGCATTGAGGCGGAGGCCTGCATGCTGGGACAACCGCTTTACTTCGTGACCCCCGAAGTGGTCGGCTTCAAATTGACCGGCAAACTGGCCGAAGGTGCCACCGCCACCGACCTGGCCCTGACCGTCACCGAAATGCTCCGCAAAAAAGGTGTGGTCGGAAAATTCGTCGAGTTCTACGGTCCGGGCGTGAGCTCCCTCAGCCTGGCAGACCGCGCAACCGTGGCCAACATGGCTCCGGAATACGGCGCCACCGTCGGCTTCTTCCCGGTGGATGAAGAATCGCTGGAATATCTCCGCAGCACCGGCCGCGACGAAAGCCTCATCCAACTCATCAAGGAATACTACGTGGCCCAAGGCATGTTCCGCACGAACGACACGCCGGATCCGGAGTTCAGCGACACGATCGAGCTCGACCTCGGCACCGTGGTTCCGTCCCTGGCCGGTCCGAAGCGTCCGCAAGACCGCGTCGAACTGAACCGCATGAAAGAAGCCTGGAACGAAACCTTGCGCAAACCGGTGGAAGAGCGCGGATTCGGTCTGAGTGAAGAGGATGTGAAAAAGTCCGTCACCGTCACCCGCGAAGACGGCACCAGCTTCGAGCTGAAAACCGGTTCCGTGGTGATCGCCGCCATCACGTCGTGCACCAACACTTCCAACCCGTCCGTCATGGTGGGAGCCGGTTTGGTGGCCAAGAAAGCCGTGGAAAAAGGACTCAAAGTGCCCGCCTACGTGAAGAGCAGCCTGACCCCGGGCTCCCGCGTGGTGGCCGACTACCTGACCAAAGCCGGCCTGATCGAGCCGCTCGCCAAACTGGGCTTCACCATCGCCGGTTACGGCTGCGCCACCTGTATCGGCAACAGCGGTCCGCTGGCCGACGACATCAGCAAGGCGATCGAAGACAACGATTTGACCGTCGCCTCCGTCCTGTCCGGCAACCGGAACTTCGAAGGCCGGATTCACGCGCTGGTGAAAGCGAACTACCTCGCTTCCCCGCCGCTGGTCGTGGCTTATGCTCTGGCCGGCACCGTGGACATCGACTTCGAAAAGGACCCGATCGGCATCGGTTCCGACAACCAGCCGGTATACCTGAAGGACATCTGGCCGTCTTCCCGTGAAGTCGCCGAAGTGATGCGCGAAGCGATCACGGCCGAACAATTCCGTGCGCAATACAGCAAGGTGTTTGAAGCCAACGAGCGGTGGAACCAACTGCCGACCCCGAAAGGCGTCCTGTACGAATGGGATGAAACTTCCACCTACATCCAGGAACCGCCGTTCTTCACGGATCTGTCTCCCGAAGTGGAACCGATCCAAGCCATCACCCATGCCCGGGTGCTCGCTCTGCTCGGCGACTCGGTCACCACGGACCACATCTCTCCCGCCGGCAGCATCAAGAAAGACAGCCCGGCCGGCCGTTACCTGATCGAAAACGGCGTGAATCCGTCCGACTTCAACTCCTACGGTTCCCGTCGCGGAAACGACCGGGTGATGACCCGCGGCACGTTCGCCAACATCCGCATCCGCAACCAGATGGTGCCCGGTTCCGAAGGAGGCGTCACCGAACACGTCCCGAGCGGCGAAGTGATGTCCATCTATGACGCCGCCATGAAGTACAAAGAAGCCGGCACTCCGCTGGTCGTGATCGCCGGCAAGGAATACGGAACCGGAAGCTCCCGCGACTGGGCAGCCAAAGGAACCAACCTGCTCGGCGTCAAAGCGGTCATCGCGGAAAGCTTCGAGCGGATCCACCGCAGCAACCTCGTCGGCATGGGCGTGCTCCCGCTGCAGTTCACCAACGGTCAAAGCTGGAAGTCGCTCGGCCTGACCGGCAAAGAGACGTTTGACATTCCGGTCGCCGATGACGTCAAGCCGGGTCAAACCCTGACCGTCAAAGCAACCCGTCCCGACGGCTCGACGCTGGAATTCGACGTGCTGGTCCGTCTCGACAGCATCGTCGACGTCGAATACTACCGCAACGGCGGCATCCTGCAAACGGTGCTGCGTCAAATCCTTAACGACAAGGAGACGGTGACCGGCTGA
- a CDS encoding type II toxin-antitoxin system HicB family antitoxin: MKNHYVYPVVFEQAENNVSFYFPDFPGTAGSDENVVKGIDRARDLLGHEIARYERQGKELPTPSDPKDIELYDSTDRIVFIDVWVPPYRDAEANKAVKKTVTLPKWLNDAGDAAGLNFSQLLQTAVKQALGIQDHR; the protein is encoded by the coding sequence TTGAAGAACCACTATGTGTATCCGGTCGTGTTTGAGCAGGCGGAAAACAACGTCTCGTTCTACTTTCCGGACTTTCCAGGGACGGCCGGTTCGGACGAAAACGTCGTAAAAGGGATTGATCGTGCTCGTGATCTGCTGGGCCACGAGATCGCCCGCTATGAGCGTCAAGGCAAAGAGCTTCCGACTCCGTCCGATCCGAAGGACATCGAGCTTTACGATTCCACTGACCGGATCGTCTTCATCGACGTTTGGGTTCCGCCGTACCGCGACGCAGAAGCAAACAAAGCGGTCAAAAAGACCGTCACTCTTCCGAAATGGCTGAATGACGCCGGTGATGCGGCCGGGCTGAACTTCTCCCAGCTTCTTCAGACGGCCGTCAAGCAAGCTCTCGGCATCCAGGATCATCGCTGA